The following proteins are encoded in a genomic region of Primulina huaijiensis isolate GDHJ02 chromosome 3, ASM1229523v2, whole genome shotgun sequence:
- the LOC140972629 gene encoding endo-1,4-beta-xylanase 1-like, translating into VSATLFVNDYHIEDGCDTRSSPEKYIQHILDLQEQGAPVGGIGLQGHIENPIGPIVCSALDKLGILGLPIWFTEVDISSDNEYVRVDDLEVMLREAFAHPAVEGVMFWGFWELFMSRNNGHLVNAEGNVNEAGRRYLALKQEWLTRAHGHVNEQCEFEFRGFPGSYEVDLISVSRKKLASNKFVVDQDLDPAVNDLCFSLTQIDDEDYIYK; encoded by the coding sequence GTATCTGCCACCCTTTTTGTCAACGATTACCACATCGAAGATGGCTGTGATACACGATCGTCCCCAGAGAAATACATTCAACACATTCTTGATCTCCAAGAACAAGGAGCACCTGTTGGAGGAATAGGCCTACAGGGGCACATAGAGAATCCAATTGGTCCCATAGTTTGTTCTGCACTCGATAAGTTGGGTATTCTTGGCCTTCCAATCTGGTTCACAGAAGTCGACATCTCTTCAGACAACGAGTATGTTAGAGTCGATGACTTGGAAGTCATGCTTCGAGAGGCGTTTGCTCACCCTGCTGTTGAGGGCGTGATGTTTTGGGGATTCTGGGAGCTGTTTATGAGCCGTAACAATGGTCACTTAGTGAACGCGGAAGGGAACGTTAATGAAGCTGGTAGAAGGTACCTTGCACTCAAGCAAGAATGGCTGACTCGTGCTCATGGACATGTTAATGAACAATGTGAATTCGAGTTTAGAGGATTCCCCGGTTCGTACGAAGTCGACCTCATTTCAGTTTCTCGAAAGAAACTGGCATCTAACAAATTTGTGGTTGATCAAGATCTTGATCCAGCTGTCAATGACTTATGCTTTTCACTGACCCAAATAGACGAtgaagattatatatataaatga
- the LOC140972339 gene encoding transcription factor HEC2-like: MDISHNKLSNCNTWGEPYNMAMEDQALHLQDHQTLFDNNHTQWSNYPAILQETSNNSPPGQFLAAPSFVGVDEAGNFKLEVDQESEEPDEELGAMKEMMFKIAAMQPVDIDPATIRKPKRRNVRISDDPQSVAARHRRERISEKIRILQRLVPGGTKMDTASMLDEAIRYVKFLKRQIRLLQVGGSYHQQPCVGLTAATVTTTDTPPDVDWVALGGTSSYMIGGNNSDHGGGEEHHPMCYNPKFIGQ; encoded by the coding sequence ATGGATATAAGCCATAATAAATTAAGTAACTGTAACACTTGGGGGGAGCCATACAACATGGCAATGGAAGATCAAGCGCTTCATCTTCAAGATCATCAAACCCTTTTTGATAATAATCACACACAATGGTCGAATTATCCTGCGATTCTCCAAGAAACGTCAAATAATTCGCCACCAGGCCAGTTTTTAGCTGCTCCGAGTTTCGTCGGAGTCGACGAGGCTGGGAATTTCAAGCTAGAAGTAGATCAAGAATCCGAAGAGCCAGATGAAGAACTAGGAGCCATGAAAGAAATGATGTTCAAGATAGCAGCAATGCAGCCGGTGGACATCGACCCCGCCACGATCCGTAAACCTAAAAGGCGCAACGTCCGGATCAGTGACGACCCGCAAAGTGTCGCGGCTCGTCATCGCCGTGAGAGGATCAGCGAGAAGATCCGAATCTTGCAGAGACTTGTTCCCGGTGGGACTAAAATGGACACTGCCTCAATGTTGGATGAAGCTATTCGATATGTCAAGTTCTTGAAAAGACAAATCAGGCTCCTCCAAGTTGGTGGAAGCTACCATCAGCAACCGTGCGTCGGGCTCACCGCCGCCACCGTGACAACCACCGACACTCCGCCGGACGTAGACTGGGTGGCGCTAGGAGGAACATCTTCGTACATGATTGGAGGTAACAATAGTGATCATGGGGGAGGTGAGGAGCATCATCCCATGTGTTATAACCCTAAGTTTATTGgccaataa
- the LOC140972340 gene encoding uncharacterized protein — protein sequence MAHQCCNKQRVKRGLWSPEEDEKLITHIAKHGHACWSSIPKLAGLQRCGKSCRLRWINYLRPDLKRGSFTELEETTIIDVHRILGNRWAQIAKHLPGRTDNEVKNFWNSCIKKKLIARGFDPDTHNLLSFSSNSSTANNKSQYPQQPYNIYSDHKTRSSCCNFTKDTASTASFTLSNEQHHPSSCTPLISRSVGATAAATAPSAATSDCTLYYSSSAQGFGILNIDHNIDTDDWDHHHSAINVELPSHKQAADQDYDPIKLQVQQQNDIPEPLSELFDFQFLDSLPLPSSILYNGCCVNSMDDQVAWDYMPS from the exons ATGGCTCATCAGTGTTGCAACAAGCAGAGAGTCAAGAGGGGGTTATGGTCTCCCGAAGAGGATGAAAAGCTCATCACGCATATCGCTAAACACGGCCACGCTTGCTGGAGTTCGATTCCGAAATTAGCGG GGTTGCAAAGGTGTGGGAAAAGTTGCAGATTGAGGTGGATAAATTACCTGAGACCAGACCTCAAGAGAGGATCCTTCACAGAGCTAGAGGAGACGACAATCATAGATGTGCACAGGATCTTAGGCAACAGATGGGCTCAAATAGCAAAGCACTTGCCCGGAAGGACCGATAACGAAGTCAAGAATTTCTGGAATTCTTGCATCAAGAAAAAGCTCATTGCTCGAGGCTTCGATCCCGACACTCACAATCTCCTCTCGTTTTCTTCTAATTCTAGTACTGCTAATAATAAAAGCCAATATCCTCAACAACCTTACAACATTTACTCCGATCACAAAACGCGAAGCTCGTGCTGTAACTTCACAAAGGATACTGCTTCTACAGCAAGTTTTACATTATCAAATGAGCAGCACCACCCATCAAGCTGCACCCCGCTCATCTCACGTAGTGTCGGTGCTACTGCTGCTGCTACTGCTCCTTCTGCTGCTACTTCTGACTGTACGTTATACTACTCCTCATCAGCCCAAGGCTTTGGAATCCTAAATATTGACCACAATATTGATACTGATGATTGGGATCATCATCATAGCGCCATTAACGTCGAGTTGCCATCTCATAAACAGGCAGCAGATCAAGATTATGATCCAATAAAATTGCAAGTGCAACAGCAAAACGATATCCCTGAACCGCTCTCTGAATTATTCGATTTTCAGTTCCTTGATTCTTTGCCATTGCCTTCTTCCATACTATACAATGGTTGTTGTGTAAACTCAATGGACGATCAGGTTGCTTGGGACTACATGCCTAGCTAA
- the LOC140974234 gene encoding UDP-glycosyltransferase 90A1 yields MCDKEKEAMSILSSSSSKLHLLLFPFMSKGHIIPFLQLAHLLLRRGMHVTLLTTPANHPFIAQSLSGADVSILDLDFPENIPGIPPGIESTDKLPSMSLFIPFVNGTKLMQPFFEEAIQTIIPKVDCIISDMFFGWTLESASKFGIPRLSFYCMSFYTMALVEDVMENGLLSLHESGDEPFTVTSFPWIRARRNEFDHPFNKLDPTGPDLDFILECKTATDNSYGMLVNSFCELEEPFVEYWNRKSQSKTWCIGPLCLAEPSKIDAGTSQKPKWRRWLDEKLTKGSPVLYVAFGSQISIPAKQLQEIAVGLEESRVSFLWVVRNAEEEPIHGFEDRVKKQGIIVREWVDQKEILEHEIVQGFLSHCGWNSVLEAICAAVPILAWPMMAEQRFNAKMLVEEIKIGLRVVCTDDGTSNGFVTNENLKSSVIKLMEGEKGKALKKVAKGVAEAAKRAAAEGGSSWHALSRLISEIQSQKEIKCSYLA; encoded by the coding sequence ATGTGCGACAAAGAAAAGGAAGCCATGTCTATTCTCTCTTCTTCAAGTTCCAAGCTTCATCTACTTCTGTTTCCGTTCATGTCGAAAGGCCACATAATTCCATTCCTCCAGCTAGCCCACCTCCTCCTCCGTCGTGGCATGCATGTTACCCTCCTCACTACTCCGGCGAACCATCCCTTCATTGCTCAGTCCCTCTCCGGCGCCGATGTCTCAATTCTTGACCTCGATTTCCCTGAAAATATACCCGGGATTCCACCGGGAATCGAGAGTACCGATAAACTCCCCTCGATGTCGCTGTTTATTCCCTTTGTGAACGGCACGAAACTGATGCAGCCCTTCTTCGAGGAAGCGATTCAGACCATTATCCCGAAAGTAGACTGCATCATATCAGATATGTTCTTTGGTTGGACGCTAGAATCAGCGTCCAAATTCGGGATCCCGCGGCTGAGTTTTTACTGTATGAGTTTCTACACCATGGCGCTTGTCGAGGATGTGATGGAGAATGGCTTACTATCTTTACATGAATCTGGTGACGAGCCATTCACAGTCACCAGCTTCCCCTGGATCAGAGCTAGGAGAAACGAGTTTGATCACCCATTCAACAAGCTTGATCCAACTGGACCCGATTTAGACTTCATTCTCGAGTGTAAAACAGCAACTGATAACAGCTATGGTATGCTTGTGAACAGCTTTTGCGAGCTAGAGGAACCGTTTGTGGAATACTGGAACAGAAAGAGTCAGTCTAAAACATGGTGTATCGGGCCGCTCTGCTTGGCGGAACCCTCAAAAATTGACGCTGGAACATCCCAGAAGCCGAAATGGAGACGATGGCTGGACGAAAAGCTGACTAAGGGTTCCCCAGTTCTCTACGTTGCATTTGGTTCTCAGATAAGTATTCCGGCCAAACAGTTGCAAGAAATCGCTGTTGGGCTGGAGGAGTCGAGAGTGAGTTTCTTATGGGTGGTGAGGAACGCCGAAGAAGAACCGATTCACGGATTTGAAGATCGAGTTAAGAAACAAGGAATCATTGTAAGAGAATGGGTTGATCAGAAAGAGATTCTTGAACATGAGATCGTTCAGGGTTTTCTGAGTCACTGCGGGTGGAACTCGGTGCTGGAAGCCATATGTGCGGCGGTTCCTATTCTGGCATGGCCGATGATGGCCGAACAAAGATTTAATGCGAAGATGTTGGTTGAAGAGATTAAAATTGGTTTAAGGGTGGTCTGTACAGATGATGGAACATCGAACGGATTTGTGACAAATGAGAATTTGAAAAGTTCAGTGATTAAGTTGATGGAAGGTGAGAAGGGAAAAGCTTTGAAGAAGGTGGCCAAGGGTGTGGCGGAAGCCGCCAAGAGAGCGGCGGCGGAGGGCGGCTCGTCGTGGCATGCTCTGAGTCGACTCATTTCTGAAATACAGAGTCAAAAGGAAATCAAATGTTCTTACTTAGCTTAA